Below is a window of Rhinoraja longicauda isolate Sanriku21f chromosome 10, sRhiLon1.1, whole genome shotgun sequence DNA.
CAGCAATATTGGCAACATGGGCGATCTCCCTGCTTACCAAGATACCATGAGAAACGGTGCAAGTGCGACAGGCTGGTACGGCACGAATCCGGACCCGCGCTTTTCATCCAGTAAGTGTAaccattgttttttttgtgaGCGGGGTTGGTCAAACAGTAAGCTGTCGAAATCGGGAAAGATATTTCAAGTCTTCCAAATCTGCTAACTGTATGGAAATGGTGTTCCAAAATCTACTATCTTCAAACGCCTTAGCGTCCTTTAATTTTCAACAATATGTCTATTACATGGAGAATTTGTgctcagttgtgtttagttttatTCATAGACTTTTCTGGCATGGTAAATCTTTGTAATTCGTGAATAATCTAGGACAGCTCAAGTTATCCTGCCCATAGTTAGTAGGCGACACAAAGCAGCTCATTCATGTCTCATATGCTGTGCCATCGTGACCAgattaaataattttaatttttaaatcatGATTTAGCAATAAAAGAATTAAGTTGAAATAAATATTAGCCAGTTATTATCTTTAGTGATTAATGTTCGGCAGAATGTTAATACATCCGATGTAAAAGTGCACGGTATATTATTTGAAAACACCAACAGCATTTCTAACATATTGAAAAATGATTATCATGCTACAATTATTCCTCGAAAGTGTGCCTCAAACCTTAAAACATACTTCGTTCCTGATTTGAACCTTTTCTCTAGTATCCGGTCTATTTTAAGATGGCAAAGCCCTAATTCATTTGCTAATGGATAGATTTTAGAAGTAGGTTTCTCTTAAACTCACTTCAGAAAGAAGTAATCTAAATGTCATTTAATTGGCTGGAGTTAGAGCATATCTCCATGGGATTTTGTATATTTGACACATACTGTATATGCATGTTGCAGTAAAAACATTTACAGTGTTTGAAATGTATACTTACTTAATTGCAAAAGTATTTTCTGAGTTTATTCTTTTACTCTCTTTAGTTTCCCGCTTCATGGCCCCGTCTTCAGGAATGAACATGGGTGGAATGGGTGCCCTGGGTTCTCTTGGAGACGTAGGCAAATCCATGGCTCCTCTCCAGAGTACGCCAAGGAGAAAACGCAGAGTGCTTTTCTCTCAAGCCCAGGTATATGAGTTAGAGAGGCGCTTCAAACAGCAGAAATACCTCTCGGCCCCTGAAAGGGAACATTTGGCCAGCATGATCCACCTCACGCCCACCCAGGTGAAGATCTGGTTTCAGAATCACCGCTATAAGATGAAGCGGCAAGCGAAAGACAAAGCAGCTCAGCAACACATGCAGCAGGACAGCAGCGCTTGCCAACAGCAGCAACAGTCCCCGAGAAGAGTGGCCGTACCTGTCCTGGTTAAAGATGGCAAACCATGCCAAGGAGGTGCCAATGCCCCAACCTCGACCATGCAGACTCAGCAACAGCAATCTACGAATGCAGCAATCACCGTGGCTACCAATGGCGCAGCTCACGGCCCAAGTCAGCAAGCAAATAGCGCAGGTCAGACATCGGAATTAGGACAAACCCCAGGAAGTCCTATCCAAAGCCACGTCACTAGTTTGTCTCACCTAAACTCTTCTAGTTCTGATTATGGTACAGCCATGTCATGCTCTACTTTACTGTATGGTAGGACCTGGTGAATGATTCACGTTGCTTGTGTTTCAATACCATGCTGTATTGATTCATATCTGCTGCAGTTTGGTAGAGTGTTGTGGACACTGATTTGCGTAGACATGAATCAATATAGGAGGCTCCCGCTGCATTCTAGCAAAATACTTgtacatttattttgttttgtagaCTTGGAATGCACATATTTCTGACATATATCACAGTGAAAAAAAGACTTATTTTGCAGATAGAGACTGAAGTTTACGAGAGACAGATCTATCACTGTATGTAAGATCTGTACATGTAACGTGTATCTGTTGAATAGCATAGAATGAAGCGTTGGAAATATAAAAGTGTTAACAAAGATGTGACACCCATTAATATTCTTTCCTCGGAAAGATAAGAAATACGATAGGTTTATTTAACACGACTTGGTATTTTCTTAGTTTTTACTATAAAACTTAGGTGTATATTTCTGTAAAATGCACATGTCTGGGCCGAATGTAGAGTTTTTAGCAATTTGTATAtgctgtgaaaaaaaatgttttcatgaTCGACTGAACGTGTACAGTATTTGATAGTTTGTTCGTTAATGCCGGCGTAAAAAGTCGTTTTTGCTGTAACTTAAAATAGACAATTGGTATAAATATAGATCTAATAAATTATGAAAATCTAAACCTCAATAACCCCAACTATTTTATTGCAtttcattctacatttcctgtgATAATCATCATTGCTCTTCGTGACGACTTCAGCGCAATGTATTTATGTTGCATATTTTTGAGTTCCAACGACACAAAATAGGCAAAGGGAAAGTGTTAATGGGTTCTTGATGATTTATAAAACAATGAAGGATTTGCCACGTTGCCTTCTTTTTTTCGAATCGACCCGGTTCGATATCTAAAGGGCGATTAAATTCGTGGTTGGATTTACTATCTGTGGGCAAACAAGTGGACAAACCAAACATTTCGCAttcctctgtccccccccccccccccccctttattgttGGCGATAGGTAGACAGCCGGACGTGTAATTATAGTGGGGAGATTATTTGGTTGAAAATCAGTATTTCCTTTAACGGTGGTGAATGAATTGTAAGGCAGTTCAATGCTTACATTCTAAATGCGGACGGGGTGACCTGTGCCGTTATTGGCGCTGTTGATATCCAGCAGTTCGAAGTCCACAGATGTCAAACGTTAGAAAGTTCAATTTGTGCTCGATGGTAAGCTCCAAAGTCGAACATGTAACGATCTAAGTAGTCAGAGAGCTTCGCCTATATTTATTTTGAATTAATTCCACAGAGTGAATTAAAGTTAAAGTAGTTAATGAGGCCAAAGTGCATTTCAATTAGGACGATCAAGTATGATTTCTCTATGGAAGACTCTGTTTGTTCTGGCATTAAGGAAATCTCAGTTGTTTGCTATGAGCAAAAGGAAAGATTTACGAGCTACGCTTCCAAGACCGGGCAATTTTAAACTAAGCTCGCAAGAACCCGTGTTAATGTTCATCGATAATATGCACGGATTTCAAATTAAGTTGACATTCGCAGAATATGTGACCTAGTAATCCGTTTAACTGATATTTTGTTCAATTTTACAAACAGTGCTTGGATTCAGCATTGACAGGAGTTTGGTGTCTGGCTGATCGTGTCAGCCAATCGTGCTGTGACAAAAGCTGAACCGTTTAAAGAGCTACTGAAAATCTTGTGTATCGAGATTGGAAATATAACGACCTGATTGAAAGTGTGATATAGCCCAGCGACCGTGGAAAAAAAGTGGTCAATATAACTCATGAATTGGATTCAAAGCAATGTTTGAATTTGTTTTTGCAGCCTAGGCCCAGGTCGAATTTGTTCAGTTTTGAGGGTCAGCTGCACGCCGTTTATGACGCTGATCGCTCTGTGTTTGATTATTAACAAGCATCAATTTTTTAAAGTTTTAGAGGGAAGCGACCTGATCTTTGACTGCATTCGACAGCGGTGATCGATGTTCGCAGCAAAGTTAGCAATGCAGTTGCTTCCTTTTAAATAGAGGATCAAATATTTTAGAATGCCCCTTTTGATGCGGCGTACGTTATTTGTCGAACGTTGGCCTCGAccctaatattattaatattagaaTATTTCTGAAATAAACATAATCGTCGCCGAAATTGTCTTTTAAACATACTCAGCAATATTTATGCATTGATCTCAAAGTTGTTAAAGTGGAATAGATgtagaaaaataataattttaaagggACCCTTGCGAATTACGTCGTTATAATGTTGAGATgtgtaaatgtcttttaaatgaacaAGTTAATATTCTTCCGACCCATGTCTGGTGACTTGCACCGAACAGGTCTCAAAGACCAACGTCATTATTTTTGTgagacacatatacatacatgtcAGTAACAAGTGAAAGCTACTTCCTCGAGAGGTAGCTCAGGCTTGGGCCCTTCAGAAAATAGCATTCACAATCCGTGTAGGAGTAAACACAAAGGCTTCACTCACCCCCGGGAAAAGCTGCAAGAGAGCGTTTGCACAACATTTCATTTGTTAGATATTTAAATGATCGTTAAGTGGACTTGTACTGTTTCAAATATGAAATATGTTATTTTGTTTCAACCGAAGTATTCCCCGCTGATGCCTACAGGAAGAGATGCCTGACCAGGAGGCTGTTTAAATTAAGTTCACTACCTGCTCAGAAATATTCGGTTGAATGGCAATTGAGGAATTAACTAGTAAACATTAAGGTAAGTCAGAATCAGTGTTTCTTAAACAATAAGAAACGTTGCCAAACCCTTTTAGTTAATACATACTCTGTTTATGGAAGAGATTTGCGCCATATAATTGTTTTTCAAcctgatttttaaatgttgtttgtaATAGAAATAATTCCCCACGAAGTAATAATAATTATCGTTTTTTTCTTAATTTATGCGTGTCATTTTCACGTCTTAAACCCATGTCGATAAACAAAATAAAGTTAAGCTGTCAGATGAATGTCAGATGATCACTGATGTTGTGCATTAAAATTTTTTTATCCTCTGGAGCCGAATCCAAATCGTGCAAGTTGGTTGctatttttgaaaaaaaagtaGACATTTAAGAAACCTTGCGCTCGGCTGCATGTAAATCTTTGTCCACAGGATGTTACTGCCAATGGAAGGGCTTGATTATTTCATAGCAAAATATGAATTAATATTGATATCACTAACAGTATTTTTAAAGTATTCTGAAATATCCTGCCTCTAAGTAACTAAATGCGCCGTTAGTAAATGCGCGATTTTTTCCCCCGGTGCTGTCCAAAACTCGCCGAACGTGTTCATTTTTCTACATAATGAACATCTACACCAATTGTTTTAAAATATGCTCTCTTCGCAAATAGAAAATTAGAGGCAATATAATAAAGAATACTAATGCAATGCACAATAAGCGGCGATGCTTATGAGATATATAATATATCATACGATACTGATAAGATAAGAAAAAGAGGCCAAATGGAAAAATAGGGAAAACATTATACAGTAGgaataacatttttatttaaagttTATTTGCAGAAAATTACATAAAAAGGTAAAG
It encodes the following:
- the nkx2.1 gene encoding homeobox protein Nkx-2.1 — encoded protein: MSMSPKHTTPFSVSDILSPIEESYKKVGMDAAGNLGAHLTTYRQPQVSQPGMQQHPIGHNTSVPAATYHMSHGVPQISHTAMGGYCNSNIGNMGDLPAYQDTMRNGASATGWYGTNPDPRFSSISRFMAPSSGMNMGGMGALGSLGDVGKSMAPLQSTPRRKRRVLFSQAQVYELERRFKQQKYLSAPEREHLASMIHLTPTQVKIWFQNHRYKMKRQAKDKAAQQHMQQDSSACQQQQQSPRRVAVPVLVKDGKPCQGGANAPTSTMQTQQQQSTNAAITVATNGAAHGPSQQANSAGQTSELGQTPGSPIQSHVTSLSHLNSSSSDYGTAMSCSTLLYGRTW